A genomic region of Melanotaenia boesemani isolate fMelBoe1 chromosome 21, fMelBoe1.pri, whole genome shotgun sequence contains the following coding sequences:
- the LOC121632925 gene encoding S-antigen protein-like: MDPRTTSIPYTWTRIKITSSDLSCLVTSAGSSWSCSLPGRVPEGQCVCGGNLPKKKSTGPDTDHDTGPDKDHDTGPDTDHDTGPDTDHDTGPDKDHDTGPDTDHDTGPDTDHDTGPDTDHDTGPDTDHDTGPDKDHDTGPDTDHDTGPDTDHDTGPDKDHDTGPDTDHDTGPDKDHDTGSDTDHDTGPDKDHDTGPDKDHDTDPDKDHDTGPDKDHDTGPDTDHDTGPDTDHDTGPDKDHDTDPDKDHDTGPDKDHDTGPDTDHDTGPDKDHDTGPENTHDTGPDTDHDTGPDTGLRGRHTYCCQIVSDPSSEDWL; the protein is encoded by the exons ATGGATCCCAGAACCACTTCCATCCCTTACACCTGGACCAGGATCAAAATCACATCTTCAGACCTCAGCTGCTTGGTGACATCTGctggttcctcctggtcctGCAGCCTCCCTGGACGGGTTCCTGAAGGTCAGTGTGTTTGCGGAGGG AacttaccaaaaaaaaaaagcactggcCCCGACACAGACCATGACACCGGCCCCGACAAGGACCATGACACAGGCCCCGACACAGACCATGACACAGGCCCCGACACAGACCATGACACAGGCCCCGACAAGGACCATGACACAGGCCCCGACACAGACCATGACACAGGCCCCGACACAGACCATGACACAGGCCCCGACACAGACCATGACACAGGCCCCGACACAGACCATGACACAGGCCCCGACAAGGACCATGACACAGGCCCCGACACAGACCATGACACCGGCCCCGACACAGACCATGACACAGGCCCCGACAAGGACCATGACACAGGCCCCGACACAGACCATGACACAGGCCCCGACAAGGACCATGACACAGGCTCCGACACCGACCATGACACAGGCCCCGACAAGGACCATGACACAGGCCCCGACAAGGACCATGACACAGACCCCGACAAGGACCATGACACAGGCCCCGACAAGGACCATGACACAGGCCCCGACACAGACCATGACACAGGCCCCGACACAGACCATGACACAGGCCCCGACAAGGACCATGACACAGACCCCGACAAGGACCATGACACAGGCCCCGACAAGGACCATGACACAGGCCCCGACACAGACCATGACACAGGCCCCGACAAGGACCATGACACAGGCCCCGAAAATACCCATGACACAGGCCCCGACACGGACCACGACACGGGCCCCGACACAGGCCTCAGGGGTCGCCACACATATTGTTGCCAGATTGTCAGTGATCCCAGTTCTGAGGACTGGTTATAA
- the ch25h gene encoding cholesterol 25-hydroxylase-like protein, with translation MLLQPLWNAVLGRASLLHSPFFPVLFSLSAYLSFCLPFLLLDVLASRWALVRKYKLQPQSSVTWASVRSCVARTTYNHLIFIFPLTVLHWYLRPVRMPDQAPALPTLLLQVLVCLLLFDFQSFVWHLAHHKVPWLYRNFHKVHHTYTSTSALTAEYSGVWETLSLGLFAAANPVLLGCHPLTELAFFLVNIWLSVEDHCGYDLPWATHRLVPLGLYGGARHHDLHHLKSRCNFAPYFTHWDRLAGTLVTQD, from the exons ATGCTGCTGCAGCCTCTCTGGAATGCCGTCCTGGGACGTGCCTCCCTCCTACACTCGCCTTTCTTTCCCGTCCTCTTCTCGTTGTCCGCCTACCTGTCCTTCTGCCTGCCCTTCCTGCTGCTGGACGTGCTGGCCTCCAGGTGGGCCCTGGTGCGCAAGTACAAGCTGCAGCCTCAGAGCTCCGTGACCTGGGCCTCGGTGCGGAGCTGCGTGGCTCGGACCACCTACAACCACCTAATCTTCATCTTCCCACTCACTGTGCTGCACTGGTACCTGAGACCAGTCCGGATGCCTGACCAGGCCCCGGCTCTGCCCACACTGCTGCTCCAGGTCCTGGTCTGCCTGCTGCTCTTCGACTTTCAGAGCTTCGTCTGGCACTTGGCACACCACAAGGTTCCCTGGCTCTACCGCAACTTCCACAAG GTGCACCACACCTACACCTCCACCTCTGCCCTGACTGCAGAGTACTCGGGGGTCTGGGAGACCCTCAGCCTGGGGCTCTTTGCCGCCGCCAACCCGGTTCTGTTGGGCTGCCACCCGCTCACCGAGCTGGCCTTCTTCCTGGTCAATATCTGGTTGTCGGTGGAGGACCACTGCGGCTACGACCTGCCCTGGGCCACCCACCGCCTGGTGCCGCTCGGCCTGTACGGCGGCGCCCGCCACCACGACCTCCACCACCTCAAGTCCAGGTGCAACTTCGCCCCGTACTTCACCCACTGGGACCGGCTGGCCGGGACACTGGTCACACAGGACTGA